The DNA sequence tggtggctcacagccctctgtaatgccatctgatgccctcttctggtgtgtctgaagacagctacagtgtactcttagacataaaataataaatgaatcttaaaaaaaaaaaaaaacctttagatagctttgtttttgcttttttgttatttttcaaaacagggtttctttgtgtagccctgtctatcctAGAACTCTGTTGGCTatgctggcttctaactcagagatcctcctgcctctaccttccatgtgctgggattaaggtgtacATACCACACCCTGCTTTAGGTagcctttttaaagttatttttttctatgaaagtATTAAATTAGACCTGTTTTTCTACCCACATACTTTTTGATTTTATGACTATTTAAGGAATTTTCAGAAACCAAGACCTGGAGGGCCTCTTCCCATGGCAAGCTCAGCATTACCAAATGTGAAACATTGGCTTTCTTTGTGTGCAGGGAGTAGGATGCCAAGATGCTTTAgtaccagattttttttcttttcttcttctttttttttttttttttttggtttttttttcgagacagggtttctctgtgtaggctgtcctggaactcactctgtagaccaggctggcctcgaactcagaaatccccctgcctctgcctcccgagtgctgggattaaaggtgtgcaccaccacacccggccagattttttcttaaatcttgccaaaacaaaaacaaagcaaaacacaacatgTCAGTCATgtagaagtttttcttttttcctacttCTTAGCCTATCTTCCACCCTGttcttctccccacctcctttttatttttttattttcttttgtttgtttgtttgtttgtttgttttagagagagGGTACTGCCATGCATCTCACCATGCAGCTAAGGTTCTGGCTTTGACCTGTCTCAGAATGCTAGGATGGCAGCCAGCTGTCCCATTGCAAGCATAAAAGATTTCACGTCTGCGTTCACTTACTAACTATACTCCAAGAGTGAGAGGAAGAAACccacctttctctgcttctcatctCCCACTAAGTAGAAAGCTGCAGGAAGGCAGGGTACACCCAGTGGTCAAGTGGCAGCTGTCAGTTAGTCAGAAGGTATTCTAAGGAATCAACTGGGAAATACCAAATGTTCACaacttagaagaaaaatatttttaaacatttttgtttgtatcACATATTTTGATTGAAGTTTTCTATGAAATTTTTTTCAGTGATATGTATCTTTGTCGGACTAAATAACTGTATGTTGGGCTTAGtgacacagctttaatcccatcactcaggaggagAGGTAGGCCAGTCTCTTAtgccttccaggccagccaaggctatgcagtgAGACCTTGTTTTCCCATCCactcttctattaaaaaaaaaaaaaaaaaaatctagggggtgctggagagatggctcagtggttaggagtactgactgctcttcctgagatcctgagttcaattccagcaaccacatgatggctcaccactatctgtaatggagtcttttgccctcttctggtgtgtctgaagacaaatacagtgtactcttttgttttttttcaaagatttatttataattatatgtaagtacactgtagctgtcttcagacactccggaagagggcaacagatcccattacagatagttgtgagccaccatgtggtttctgggatgacctttggaagatcagtcagtattcttacctgctgagccatctcaccagtcctacagtgtactcttatagataaaaaaaaataaaattaaaataaaataaaatgtagctgCAGGGCCACAAAAGATGGGTCAGCCCATAAACAGGCTGTTCTCAGGCATGCTGGCCTGAGTTTgaccctggaacccacatggtggaaggagagaactgagagCTCTGACCTCTAACCTCTGTACATACTATGCCATAtatacctcctcccctcccctcccctcccctcccctccacacacacacaattgaagggaagaaactggagagatgattccGTGGTTAAGAATATGGATTGCTCTTGGCAGAGGCCTCAcatttggttcccaacacccatggtGGGCAGGTCACAAAAGCCTGTATCTCTCGGTTTTCCCACGCTGACCTCTTCAAATGCACGAGGGTGTGTGCTGtgcgtacatgcacacatacaacatgcatgcacacatatacacacacatacaagttttgttggtttttttttttttaatttccactttCACCTAAAGACACATAAAAGAAACTTGAATATGCGATTTGGGAAGTGACTCAGTCGGTAAAGTGTGGTCTGTACAGGTGTGAGTACCTGAGCCCACAGGTAAAAAGCCCAGTTCTGTCTGCCTGTACCTAAAGTCTCAGTAATGGAAgggcagagactggcagagacTTGAGTTCCCTGGCCAGTCAGCCAGCCTGGCTGGTTCATGcactccaggttcaatgagagaccttgtctcaaaacaatgacATGAGTAGTGATAGAGGAGGACCTGCATGCACAGACACGCTCacctgtatatatgtacacacacacacacacacacacacccctcacacagtcacacaaacccaaacccaaaaagaaaaaaaaattgaatatgtTCTCCTTAAAGTAAGTCAGGTAAGATTCAGTGTGCATCCTAATTAGGTtttcactatttttgtttttaaatttttgttcatCTATTTATTTGGTGCTAGGGGTGGAACCCAAAGCTTTGTATCTACAAGGCAAACTTTTGAACTATCTTCCTAACTCTTATACTCCATTATTTTTAACAAGCTAGATAACTCCAGCCTGGAACATACATGCTCATGCCGACAAACACAGTCATTTGACTACTCTACTTTTTTTATGTTCAGACAGTATTAGATAAATTGCTGAAGTCATAGAAACTAAGATACCTATAGTCATAAGATGTGAAACAGTTTTTGTAGCAAAGatctagttttaaaattatgccactttagccgggcatagtggcgcacacctttagtcccagcactcgggaggcagaggcaggtggatttctgagtttgaggtcagcctggtctacaaagtgagttccaggacagccagggctatatagagaaaccctgtctcgaaaaaaaaaaaattatgccaTTCTTAGGGAAAATAGACATATCTCAGTCAAGTGAAAGTAGGGTCTAAGCTGACTCCAGAGTGATTTCAAACAATATATACTTTACTAAtagtattttgtgtgtattaCTTATACAACGTAATAGGCTTCATTATGATACTTCCGTGTATACCTTCTTAGTCTCTTGTATTGCtctaagagacaccatgactaagccaactcttacaaaagaaagtacTTAACTAAAAGCTGGTTTACTGTTTTAGAGGTtaggtccattatcatcatggcaggaagcatggtggcatgcaggcagacactggaGAAGTAGCTTGGGAGCTGCATTCTAATCTGTAGGCAGAGAGAGCAACACTGGGtctagtgtgggcttttgaaaccccaaagtccaCGCCCCCATAACACATTTCTGCCAatgagaccacacctcctaatccttctaattcttGTAAATAGTCCAGCCTCCGAGTCTCTAGAGGGCCATTCTTACTCATACAGTCACAACACATAGAACTGTTTCCATCATACTCAGTCCTTAGTTCCTTTCTTGTCCCCCTCATACGCCCTGGACTTTGATGTCTAGTCCCATTCCTCACATTCTGCGTAGGAGAGAGAATGCGCTTATTCTGGTGAGTTTGGATTATCTTGCTTGGCATGATCATCTCCATGTCCCTCCATTTTCCTATAAAACACGTTTCTGAACAactgtttttatatgtatttgtgtgtgtgaggtgcacatatggtcagaggacaatttgcacaAGTTAGGTCTTTCCATATACCACTGTGTGGGCCACAAGGGCCAAACCAGGCCTACCAGCAAGCACTttgatccactgagccatcctaccaCCTCTGAACGATACTTTTTATATGGTGGTTGTCTGGTGGCCCCTGTGATAAAAACCagaaacatatattttcattttttgataattttatggcAACTATGTTTTTGTAGGTTTGAAGAGTGGCACTTTAAGAACCAGCAACCCAAAGGTACCAGGTCTACTCCTAAGAGTCCTGCTGGCTCGGGAATCTGTGTGATGACTAAGGTGGTGGGCATGGCCACAGTTCTGGGCCCCAGGCCACCTCAGGAATCTATGGGACCTTCGCCCATTAAagtagaagaggatgaagagaaagacaagTGCCGCCCTACCCTAGAGCTATCCCATAAGCACTTCAGacagtctgggaaccaagatacCCTTGAGCCAATGGGACCTTCGACCATTAAAGCTGAAGAGGATGAAAGCAAGGACAAGTGCCGCCCTAACCTAGAGATATCCCGTAAGAGCTTCAAGCAGTTTGGGTACCAAGACACTCTTGAGCAGTTGGGACCTTCGACCATTAAagctgaagaagatgaagagaaggaTAAGGGCCACCCTAGCCCAGAGATGTCCCGACAGCGCTTCAGGCAATTTGGGTACCATGACACTCCTGGGCCCCGAGAGGCACTGAGCCAGCTTCGGGTGCTCTGCTGTGAGTGGCTACAGCCCGAGATCCACACCAAAGAGCAGATTCTAGAGCTACTGGTTCTGGAGCAGTTCCTGACCATCCTGCCCCGAGAGCTCCAGACCTGGGTACAGCAGCACTGCCCTGAAAGCGCAGAGGAGGCCGTCACTCTCCTGGAAGACCTGGAGCAAGAACTTGATGAGCCAGGACTGCAGGTGGGCGGGAGGCCATCAGATGCTAGGAGACCCGGAATATAAAATCCTAGGCAGGAATTGAGGCTTGTCCTTCTGTTGTATGCAAATTGTCCATGGGGAGATATAATACACACATcaactcaccccagatagggaatCTATGGCAGACTGTACAGATACCACTAAAGTCCAACTTGGTAAGCTTGGACTTTGATTGGGGTTTTATTTggattacttacaggaatatgggtagGTGATTACTtaacaggagcagaaatgactcaaagctGCATCACCATAGCCCACCCCAGCATTTGTGACAGATCACAGATCAGCTGGATATCTGGAGCATACTCACTGCTCAACAGGGAGAGAGTTGGCGAGTATTCTGTTTCAGGTGGCTCAACTGGTCTGCATCTCCTTTGCAGCTCTGTTCCTAGTCTCAGAGGAATTCTAGCTGTTATTGCTTCTTCTGGTAGGAaggagcctagtgaatctggtcagttttagggacttcctgaaactagTTTAAGTTGTTTACCTTTCTATAGGATGGAAGGCAGAAACTGTTATTCAACGCTGTCCAACAAGATTAACCGACCAGACAGAAGTTTCTAGGGACCTGGATATGTTTCTCCCTATTGTCTGCTCTTATCTTGAAATAACCTTGGGAACCAAGTGGGATGGGTGTTTTCCTTCCCTTCTAAAAGTTCTGCATAGTGCTCCTGAGATTTTTCTCATTCTTGAGTCAGCTGTGCACACACCTAGCCATTTCTTATTGTCTCTAGGTCTCATCTCCTCCAAATGAACAGAAGCAGTCTTGGGAGAAAATGTCAACTTCAGGAATGGCAATGGAGTCCTTAAGCAGTACTGAGACCCAACCCGTGGATGCCAGCCCTAAATATGAGTTTTGGGGGCCCCTGTACATCCAAGAGACTGGTGAGGAGGAGGTTTTTACTCAGGATCCAAGAAAGCGCCAAGGTAAGGACCCCTTTCAGTGTTCAGAGAAATATATAGCTCCAGTTGAGAGGTAACTTACCTCTGATTGACCTGACTGGTAGAGTAGACTAGGCAGAAGGCATGCACTTTCCTCTCCCAAACCCTATTGCCTTGGACAGTTACCCAGCACTAGGCCAGGCAACATGCTTGCAGAGGGTTGAGTGGAAAGAGCTCAGTTTTTAAAAGGAGTGAGACTGATTCAGAGAGATGGACAGGTTGGATGAGCCAATGTAGCACTAAGCTGGATGACAGTGGCAAGGTATGGCTGCCTATGAGCCTGAAAGACCAAGAAGGAAGACCTGTTATTACCAGAACCAGATAAGAGCTGAGCCTTGGTAGGGAAGGAAAGAGTCACATGCCAGGAGCCCTGCTCCAGGTAAgacgtggtgacgcacgcctttaatcccagcatttgggaggcagaggcaggcggatttctgagctcaaggccagcctggtctacagagtgagttccaggacagtcagggctacacagagaaaccctgtctcgaaggaaaaaaaaagagagagagagagagagagaatagaatagCCTCATTGTTACACTGTCCCTGCCCTTACATCATTTGGTGTACCCACGGGCAGCAGACTCAAGCACAGCTAGACAACATGAAAAGTGTGTAGGCTTGAGGGTACTTTCCTGGGATACAGAGCAGGACGGACAGACTAGATCTGGAAACGTTGGGACCTTTTCGAACCTCTGCAGACTTCAGAAGTCAAAAGCTAGGGTAGGGACTGGAAATGCAGTTCACTTTGTAGAGTGCTGGAGTAGCATGCAGAAGGCCCTGGCTTCCATGCCCTGGACCAATTAAACCatatgtggtggtgcacacctgcaacccTAGCACTCAAATTCAGGGTCAGCCTTAGCTACATGgagaattcaaggctagtctgggttTCTTGAGACTCAAAAAAAGTACATTAGGACAACGAGCTGTTCCCCAGCTCAGATCTCCACAAATCATGATTTGCTAACAGCCTTATTATATACTAGTagtttctgctcttttttttgttttgttttgttttttgttttttttttttttttcgagacagggtttctctgtgtagtcctggctgtcctggaactcactctgtagaccaggctggcctcgaactcagaaatccacctgcctNagacagggtttctctgtgtagtcctggctgtcctggaactcactctgtagaccaggctggcctcgaactcagaaatccacctgcctctgcctctcaattgctggaattaaaggcgtgccccaccactgcccggcttagttTCTGCTCTTAAATACCTTCATTTACCTGGAATAAAAATACCTGCAAAGAATAATCACATTTACATGTTGTTGAAAATATAGCACATTGTTCCAAATCTTGTTATTACCATTTTTCGTGGATACAGTATGTTCATGAGCAGAGCCATAGCCCTGAGAAATTGCCTGAGTTACTTACAATTTCCTAGACACTTGAGTTTTGAGCCCTGTTGAAAATACATTCTCGTgccagacatgatggcacatacctttagttccagcactcaggagaggcaGGTATGACCTCtatgcaggccagcctggtctatagagtgtgTTTCAAAACATCCCGTGATGTGTagtgtctcaaaaagaacaaaacaaacaaaaagctattcttagggctggagatgtggcttagcagttaggagcaGTAGCCTCTCTCACAGAAGACCCTGGTTCACTGGTTTTCTTTCTAGCATCCACCTTGAGTGACTAACAGCTAGCTGCCTTTAACTGTAGTTCCTACGATTCCAGCACCCCTTCTAGTCTCCAAAGACATCTGCACATATGTGATGCACATTCAGACAGGCAGGCCCATAAATCAAAAAGATTACTTAAAACAAATGAgcatcttgggctggagagagggctcagaggttaagagcactgactgttcttccagagtcctgagctcaattcccagcacccacatggttgctcacaaccatctgtaatgggacttGATGGCATTTTCAGGTGTGTCTGACAGCTgcaacatactcatacacataaaataaataaatcttataaaaaaaaatgtacatcttAGGGACTGAcaggatggctcagcggttaaaatgCTTGGTCTAAAAGCCTGGTgaactgagttccatccctgaaacatagatgatggaaggagagaactgacctccacatgctcagTTGCAGGAATGCCTTCATACACacaataattatttctatttattaattaacttattCATTTGGGCAGGGTCCCACTGTGTGatcttggctggcctagaactcactacatagaccaagctggcctcaaactcagagaaagaaATCATATACTCTGATAAACATAAAAActaaactgtttaaaaaaaaaaacagccaggcatggtggcgcacaactttaatcccagcactcgggaggcagaggcaggtggatttctgagttcaaagctagcctggtctacagagtgagttccaggacagccagggctatacagagaaaccctgtctcgaaagaaaaaaaaacaaaacctaaactgttttcattgtttaaaattgTTAATGCCATCTTCCCTGGGCTATAATTATACatgaagaaaactaaaaacataaCTGCTGATAACTCTTAgaagtctgaagcaggaggactgccatgagttTAAAGCCACCCTAGGCCTACCTTCTCCACCAGAGAAGAGCACTGAGAAATGGGTTCAAACCAAGAGCAAGTCTTTATGTTGAGGTGCAGCCCTAGCCTTTCTCATGGTGCGCTTTTAAGCATAAAAACACATCCTGGGTTGACCCCTCAGTTAGCAAGAAGAGAACATTAGCCAGCCAAAAAGCAAGGGGAACTTCTCAGAACTCCAGACTGTAATGGAGTGCATGCTTGTTCTTGTTTCGgcaggtattttgcctgcatgttgaGTTCTAAAGCCTGAATGGCATTTCCATCATGGCTTCAGCTATGCTAAGGCCTGGGGAACTGTTGTGTTCCTAGTATGTTCCAGGAGAGTCTtcagagtaagaccttgtctcccCCAAAAAAAGGAAGACCCTCTGGTAGCTTGAGTAGATTAggcccccatgggctcatgtgtttgaatgcttggcccagggaatggcactattaaaaggtgtggccttgtttaagtaggtgtggccttattggaggaagtatgtcacaggtgggctttgaggtctcctatgcctAAGTcccacccagtgtggaatcagagccTCCTCCAGAagacagtccccttctgctgccagctgatcaagatgtagaacttgtggctcttctagtaccatgtctgccttcacactgccaggcttcccaccatgatgaaaaatggactgaaactctgaaactgtaagccagccccaattaaatgtttgcctttataagatttgccttggtcatcgtgtctcttcacaacaatgaaactcTAAGATACCCTCCCTCTTGCATGTTAAAACATTCCTCCACAGTCCCCAgttttatttagaatataatCATTCCCAACTCAAACCCCTGCTCTTGCCAGCACCACAGGAGTGAGTGCAAAATAGAGATCGTTGATAGGCATATATATACTCCTGACACCTTGAACCATTATCAATAGATTTTGGACCTACGGTACTTTTTCACATTTGTAGATAGGAATTAGAGACTGGattgttgtagaaatttttaatcccaatccagGGGTTTCTACCCTActtttgaccatttagttcccaggTAAAaaacacacaacttttattatttacaataagttTTTAACAGcagaagagctgggcagatatccaCCCTCTGTGCTATTAAAATCTACTTTCCTGTAgataaccccgagttattactatgtttcatttgggctgctcttaactccatttggccagccctcagggccacgtTTTCTTGTGACTCCTAACCCGTGGtggcttctcctttctccttcatggagagatggctcagtagataaacaattgctgctcttacagaggacaaaAGTTTCAGTCCAGTACCTACAttaggctgctcacaactgtctgtgactcccaCTTTAAGAGACCTACTggtctcttttggcctctgcaagTACCCACATGTGTGGCAGATAAATGGGCATAATAGTAaatgagacacacacataaaagtaaatctttttaaagactgGGATAAATGTGCCTGGAAAGATGGCGTTGCAGTTACAGTCACTTGCTCCTTTTGCAGAGGAACcatattcagttcccagcacccacacggcagcttaAAACAATCCAGAACTGCAGTTCCAGGTAATCtagcacccttttctggcttccacaagcaccAGGCGTGCACGCAGCATGCTTACAtgtgtagacaaaacacccacacacaaaaaacttctttttttttttttggtttttcggtttttcgagacagggtttctctgtgtagccctggctgtcctggcactcactttgtagaccaggctNNNNNNNNNNNNNNNNNNNNNNNNNNNNNNNNNNNNNNNNNNNNNNNNNNNNNNNNNNNNNNNNNNNNNNNNNNNNNNNNNNNNNNNNNNNNNNNNNNNNNNNNNNNNNNNNNNNNNNNNNNNNNNNNNNNNNNNNNNNNNNNNNNNNNNNNNNNNNNNNNNNNNNNNNNNNNNNNNNNNNNNNNNNNNNNNNNNNNNNNNNNNNNNNNNNNNNNNNNNNNNNNNNNNNNNNNNNNNNNNNNNNNNNNNNNNNNNNNNNNNNNNNTTAATTAAGGAAGAAtactgagccgggtgtggtggcgcatgcctttaatcccagcactcaggaggcagaggcaggcagatttctgagttcgaggtcagcctggtctacagagtgagttccaggacagccagggctacacagagaaaccctgtcttgaaaaacaaacaaataaacaaagaccaATACCGGCCTTAAAAGTGCTTTGTAAGAgaaagtgaccttgaacttctgatcctgcttccacttcctcccaagtgcttctGGAGGATTGTAAATCAGTGTATCACAGAGACTTGGGCTAATTTTTCTGCAGCTCTATTCCCAAAAATTTATCCAAAATATGGAACCAGGCTACGAgtcaacagataaagaaaatgtatacacacacagtggaatTATATTCAACTGTAAAGGCTTAGGAGTAAAATTGTGACAGttggaagaaaaacaattaaaataggaTAAGTTGTCTCCTCTTTCATTCATTGCCCTTTTCATAGTCATTTGTCAGTTCTACACAAAGTGGAGAGCCAAGAAGAAGTATTACCAGATCTGGAAATAGGCTGGGGTTGTTATGGGGttgttttggttattgttttgtgtttgtgagttGGTTTTGGCTtgattttgattgtttttgtcttttgttttttgttttgttctctactttatctggcctggaactatgtaaACTAGGCTGCCTTAAAAGACagagctccgcctgcctctggctctccagtgctgggataaaaggtgtgcgccactaaaGTTTTAGTGCCCAGTTTGGAAAAAAGGCTTTTAAGTTCTCTTAAGAGAGAggagaacacagggcccccaatggaggagctagagaaagcacccaaggagctgaggggatctgcaacccaataggtggaacaacaatgtgaactaaccagtacctccagagctcctgtttctagctgcatatgtagccgaagatgatctagttggccatcattgggaagagaggccccttggtcttgcaaactttatatgtcccagtacaggggaataccagggccaagaagtgggagtgggtgggtaggcgagcagggcagggggagggtataggggactttcacgatagcatttgaaatgtaaatgaagaaaatacctaataaaaaattaagaaaagaaaaaagagagagaggagttggCAATGATAGCCTTGCTTAAAATCTCAAAGAAACTTATATACCCTAAGAAGGTATGCTGGACCGGAAGAGTGAGCCGTTAGCACAAAGTACAGGGGGAAGTTGGCCAATCTGCATGAGCTCTGAGTGGAACTCAGTCATCCCTAAGGCATTGAAACCTGGTATTTACCCTGCTAGAACTTGAGCTCCGACTTTCTTTTTTATCTGCATGACTGAGAAACCCTTCAAACCAGAAATTCTTCACATAACTGTTGGCTCTGAGTATGTTGCAGAAGCGTATGTGAAGCCACAGACAGAATACCACAGTGTAATTTAGACTGTTTCAAGCATACAGGAGGAGAGAGTAGAAACAGCCTTTCTAGAAACTGTGAATTGTAAAATAATCAGGTGATTGACATTGGAGGCAGAGGTCTCATGTGAATGAGACCATAAACTAGATGGGACAATGGTTTTATTGCTGTTAGAGCCATTCACACTCACATGTCACAAGGGTCAGCATTCCTTCAAACCCATCTACTGCCTCACCTGGCGATCCTGCGTCCCTGCAACAGCTGCTTCCTCAGAAGAGGATAACTAACCACCCTTAACCCACCTGTCTCCAGGTTTTAAATCGAATCCCCAGAAGGAGAACTCAGCAGACGAGCAGAGAAGCTCTGAAGAAGAGTCTCATGCAGACGGACTCAAAAGAACCGTCATCCCCATGATTCCTGCCAATAAGTATGGATCGAGGTCAGAAAGGCAGTGGGCCAACAacctggagagggagagagggacaaaaGCCTCTCTTCAAGACACAGGCTCCAGGAAAGGGGCAGAACCAGCGTCTACTAGGCCTGCCCCAGGAGAGAAacgttacatatgtgcagagtgTGGGAAGGCC is a window from the Mus caroli chromosome 5, CAROLI_EIJ_v1.1, whole genome shotgun sequence genome containing:
- the Zkscan1 gene encoding zinc finger protein with KRAB and SCAN domains 1 isoform X1 — encoded protein: MTKVVGMATVLGPRPPQESMGPSPIKVEEDEEKDKCRPTLELSHKHFRQSGNQDTLEPMGPSTIKAEEDESKDKCRPNLEISRKSFKQFGYQDTLEQLGPSTIKAEEDEEKDKGHPSPEMSRQRFRQFGYHDTPGPREALSQLRVLCCEWLQPEIHTKEQILELLVLEQFLTILPRELQTWVQQHCPESAEEAVTLLEDLEQELDEPGLQVSSPPNEQKQSWEKMSTSGMAMESLSSTETQPVDASPKYEFWGPLYIQETGEEEVFTQDPRKRQGFKSNPQKENSADEQRSSEEESHADGLKRTVIPMIPANKYGSRSERQWANNLERERGTKASLQDTGSRKGAEPASTRPAPGEKRYICAECGKAFSNSSNLTKHRRTHTGEKPYVCTKCGKAFSHSSNLTLHYRTHLVDRPYDCKCGKAFGQSSDLLKHQRMHTEEAPYQCKDCGKAFSGKGSLIRHYRIHTGEKPYQCNECGKSFSQHAGLSSHQRLHTGEKPYKCKECGKAFNHSSNFNKHHRIHTGEKPYWCSHCGKTFCSKSNLSKHQRVHTAEGEVQ